One region of Pagrus major chromosome 5, Pma_NU_1.0 genomic DNA includes:
- the rtn4r gene encoding reticulon-4 receptor: MKTVIIDGGRLLFLVMWLNLVPQTDSCPAKCVCYSEPRPTVACQQQGLFSIPTEIPVRSQRIFLQSNKLTVVRSTSFSSCHNLTVLWLYSNNISYIEAGAFYGLEKLEELDIGDNSNLRTISPTAFRGLTKLHTLHLHRCGLSELPVGVFRGMFSLQYLYLQDNNILTLHDDTFLDLANLTYLYLHNNKIKIVTDNMFRGLINLDRLLLHQNRVIYVQPRAFTDLGKLKSLFLFFNNLTVLTGETMDALVGLQYLRLNGNQWICDCRARTLWDWFKRFKGSSSELECNVPEFLAGKDLKRLKSEDLEGCVETPQVQTNLFSSKAQSGKFSSTENPLGDTIPRCCLGDNDKSSILSGKSRQITNNPLKEKENMSKTKFKEPERTKNETQNKQNDGPLGTLSNNLDKTLENLNPDLIDNLESSTASNKKKKKCSKKPKSDTQCIKGRGSTLQVLRFLFIPMIWISLAMS, translated from the coding sequence GGGGGCGACTCCTGTTTCTGGTGATGTGGCTGAACCTTGTGCCTCAAACTGACAGCTGCCCTGCCAAGTGTGTGTGCTACAGTGAGCCCAGGCCCACTGTGGCCTGCCAACAACAAGGACTGTTTTCCATCCCTACTGAGATCCCCGTGCGGAGCCAGCGGATATTCCTCCAGAGCAACAAGCTGACGGTGGTAAGGTCCACCAGCTTCAGCTCTTGCCACAATCTCACTGTTCTCTGGCTTTACTCCAACAACATTAGCTACATCGAGGCTGGAGCCTTCTACGGCTTGGAAAAACTGGAGGAACTGGACATCGGAGACAACAGCAACCTCCGCACCATCAGCCCTACAGCCTTCCGAGGCTTAACAAAGCTGCACACCCTCCACCTGCACAGGTGTGGCCTGTCAGAGCTCCCCGTTGGGGTTTTCAGAGGAATGTTCTCCCTACAGTACCTTTACCTGCAGGACAATAACATTCTTACCCTGCATGATGACACTTTTCTGGACCTTGCCAACCTCACCTATCTCTACTTGCACAATAACAAAATCAAGATAGTAACGGACAACATGTTTCGAGGCCTAATTAATCTGGATCGGCTGCTGCTACACCAGAACCGAGTTATCTATGTCCAACCAAGGGCTTTTACTGATCTTGGTAAGCTGAAATCCCTGTTCCTGTTCTTCAACAATCTCACTGTCTTGACAGGGGAGACCATGGACGCACTGGTGGGTCTTCAGTATTTGCGTTTAAATGGTAACCAGTGGATCTGTGACTGCCGGGCGAGGACCTTGTGGGACTGGTTCAAACGTTTCAAAGGTTCAAGCTCTGAGTTGGAGTGCAATGTTCCCGAGTTCCTGGCAGGAAAGGACCTGAAACGACTGAAAAGTGAAGACTTGGAGGGGTGTGTGGAAACGCCTCAAGTCCAGACGAATCTCTTCAGCTCCAAGGCACAGTCTGGGAAATTCTCTTCCACTGAAAATCCTCTTGGGGACACCATTCCCAGGTGTTGCCTTGGAGATAATGACAAGTCCTCCATCCTGTCTGGCAAGAGCCGCCAAATCACCAACAACCCTCTCAAGGAAAAGGAGAACATGTCTAAGACTAAATTTAAGGAGCCGGAACGAACGAAAAACGAGACCCAGAACAAGCAGAACGATGGACCACTTGGAACCTTGTCCAACAACCTGGACAAGACTTTGGAAAACCTAAACCCGGACCTTATAGACAATCTGGAATCATCTACAGcgtcaaacaaaaagaaaaagaagtgctCCAAAAAGCCCAAATCAGACACCCAGTGCATCAAAGGCCGGGGATCTACTTTGCAAGTGCTGCGCTTTCTCTTCATTCCCATGATCTGGATATCTCTAGCCATGTCTTAG